In the genome of Streptomyces racemochromogenes, one region contains:
- a CDS encoding GlcG/HbpS family heme-binding protein produces MNTRTRVLTGTALAVVLGAGTFGAVTASATPAAPAKKDSDKNFTTSTHLTIGAATRAAQAALEAAEKENQKVTVAVVDRNGNTIVTLRGDGAGPQSYESAQRKAFTAVSWNAPTSVLVGRLAQAPNLKDIPGTLFLGGGAPVQANGAPVAGIGVAGAPSGDLDEKFAKAGVESLQQ; encoded by the coding sequence ATGAACACCCGCACCCGCGTCCTCACCGGCACCGCCCTCGCCGTCGTCCTCGGCGCCGGGACCTTCGGCGCCGTCACCGCCAGCGCCACCCCGGCCGCGCCGGCCAAGAAGGACTCGGACAAGAACTTCACCACCTCCACGCACCTCACCATCGGCGCCGCCACCCGTGCCGCGCAGGCCGCGCTGGAGGCCGCGGAGAAGGAGAACCAGAAGGTCACCGTGGCCGTCGTCGACCGCAACGGCAACACGATCGTCACCCTGCGCGGCGACGGTGCGGGCCCGCAGTCCTACGAGTCGGCGCAGCGCAAGGCCTTCACCGCCGTGTCCTGGAACGCCCCGACCTCCGTCCTCGTGGGCCGCCTCGCGCAGGCCCCGAACCTGAAGGACATCCCCGGCACCCTCTTCCTGGGCGGCGGCGCCCCCGTGCAGGCGAACGGCGCCCCGGTCGCCGGCATCGGCGTGGCCGGCGCCCCGAGCGGCGACCTGGACGAGAAGTTCGCCAAGGCCGGCGTGGAGTCCCTGCAGCAGTGA
- a CDS encoding response regulator: MTTILLCDDHVVVRAGLLALLGSEPDIEVLGEAGSGEEAVALAAKLRPDVVLMDLQLGEGIDGVEATRRITALPGPPHVLVLTTYDTDADITRAIGAGATGYLLKAERPEELFAAIHSAAAGRTTLSAPVASRVMAHMRGTRPTLTDRELDILGQLARGLGNRDIARALFISEATVKTHLGRIYDKLGVDTRAGAVAVAKEQRLLPS; this comes from the coding sequence ATGACGACGATCCTCCTCTGCGACGACCACGTGGTGGTCCGCGCCGGACTCCTCGCGCTCCTCGGCAGCGAGCCGGACATCGAGGTGCTCGGCGAGGCGGGCAGCGGCGAGGAGGCGGTCGCGCTGGCCGCCAAACTCCGCCCGGACGTGGTCCTGATGGACCTCCAGCTGGGCGAGGGCATCGACGGCGTCGAAGCCACCCGCCGCATCACCGCCCTCCCCGGCCCGCCGCACGTCCTGGTCCTCACCACGTACGACACGGACGCGGACATCACCCGGGCGATCGGCGCGGGCGCGACCGGCTACCTGCTGAAGGCGGAACGCCCCGAGGAACTGTTCGCCGCCATCCACTCGGCGGCGGCCGGCCGCACCACGCTGTCCGCACCCGTCGCGAGCCGGGTCATGGCCCACATGCGCGGTACGCGGCCCACCCTCACCGACCGCGAACTCGACATCCTGGGGCAGCTGGCCCGGGGCCTGGGCAACCGCGACATCGCCCGCGCGCTGTTCATCAGCGAGGCCACCGTCAAGACCCACCTGGGCCGCATCTACGACAAGCTCGGCGTCGACACGCGCGCGGGCGCGGTGGCGGTGGCCAAGGAACAGCGCCTGCTGCCCTCCTAG
- a CDS encoding serine hydrolase domain-containing protein: protein MTMGQNGFTEAGLRKMRDVLTRHVESGRIPGLVALVSRGDETHVEAIGTMRHDGGAPMRRDTIFRMASTSKPVAMAAAMALVDDCEIRLDDTVEQWLPELAGRQVLARIDGPLDETVPARRPITVRDLLNSTFGLGIDLTAMGSPITAALFERGVFTQGGEPAPEQDEWMRRLGTLPLMRQPGEQWQYHISHDVLGVLVSRVTGKPFETFLRERVLDPLGMKDTGFHVPADKIDRLPPSYAPDPQTGEFHVWDEAAGGRYSAPPAFQSGGGGLVSTVDDYHAYFRMLLNQGTHGGERILSRPAVELMTTNSLTAEQEATRSALARNSVHVSFGQGQQGGWGFGMAVRTYRGDYAPVGQFGWDGGTGTSAYADPHNQLTGILLMQVGLTNPAPARVIHDFWTTTYQALEN from the coding sequence ATGACGATGGGACAGAACGGCTTCACCGAGGCGGGCCTGCGCAAGATGCGCGACGTGCTGACCCGGCACGTCGAATCGGGGAGGATCCCCGGCCTCGTCGCCCTCGTCAGCCGCGGCGACGAGACGCACGTCGAGGCGATCGGCACCATGCGCCACGACGGCGGCGCCCCGATGCGCCGGGACACGATCTTCCGGATGGCCTCCACGTCCAAGCCCGTCGCGATGGCGGCCGCGATGGCCCTCGTCGACGACTGCGAGATCCGGCTGGACGACACCGTCGAGCAGTGGCTGCCCGAACTCGCCGGCCGCCAGGTGCTGGCGCGGATCGACGGCCCGCTGGACGAGACCGTCCCCGCCCGACGGCCGATCACCGTACGGGACCTGCTGAACTCCACCTTCGGACTCGGCATCGACCTGACGGCGATGGGCTCCCCGATCACGGCCGCCCTCTTCGAACGGGGCGTCTTCACCCAGGGCGGCGAGCCCGCACCCGAGCAGGACGAGTGGATGCGCCGCCTCGGCACGCTCCCCCTGATGCGCCAGCCCGGAGAGCAGTGGCAGTACCACATCAGCCACGACGTGCTCGGCGTCCTCGTCTCCAGGGTCACGGGCAAGCCGTTCGAAACGTTCCTGCGCGAGCGGGTCCTCGACCCGCTGGGCATGAAGGACACGGGCTTCCACGTACCCGCCGACAAGATCGACCGGCTTCCTCCCAGCTACGCCCCCGACCCGCAGACCGGTGAGTTCCACGTGTGGGACGAGGCCGCAGGCGGCCGCTACAGCGCGCCCCCGGCGTTCCAGTCCGGCGGCGGCGGGCTGGTCTCCACCGTCGACGACTACCACGCGTACTTCCGCATGCTGCTGAACCAGGGCACGCACGGAGGCGAGCGGATCCTGTCCCGGCCCGCCGTCGAGCTCATGACCACCAACAGCCTCACGGCCGAGCAGGAGGCCACCCGCTCCGCCCTGGCCCGCAACAGCGTCCACGTGTCCTTCGGCCAGGGCCAGCAGGGCGGCTGGGGCTTCGGCATGGCGGTCCGCACCTACCGCGGCGACTACGCGCCCGTCGGCCAGTTCGGCTGGGACGGCGGCACCGGCACCTCGGCCTACGCCGACCCGCACAACCAGCTCACCGGCATCCTCCTCATGCAGGTGGGCCTCACCAACCCGGCCCCGGCCCGGGTCATCCACGACTTCTGGACCACGACGTACCAGGCCCTGGAGAACTGA
- a CDS encoding M1 family metallopeptidase codes for MELKRLAVPAVTALLVLATGCTGATVQGRPGASGLRDPFFPRAGNGGYQVEHYALDLAYDPADGRLHGTAVITARAEQGLSSFNLDLSGLKVEAVDVQGAGARFNRTGNELTVRPAKDLKKGEVFRTRVDYTGRPKPVVDPDGAHEGWITTEDGAVAVGEPVGSMGWFPGNHHPSDKAAYDVTVTVPDGYEAVSNGQLRSRREVGDGRTEFAWHSPEPMASYLATVAIGKFEVSTGRTPSGVAVYQAVAPGEAAGSGAALKRLPEVVEWGGARFGPYPFGTAGSIVMPARTLAYALETQTKPVYSGAPDEGLVVHEMAHQWFGNSVSPKTWKDMWLNEGFATYAEWLWSEDHGGVGAQRRFEAFLTGDTSVDDQAGGDWAAFPPAAPPGAGHVSDAPVYYRGAMVLHRIRQEVGDEKFFDLLRGWVADHRYGNASTADFTAYAERRTGHDLKKVWDVWLYGEGRPKA; via the coding sequence GTGGAACTCAAGCGCCTGGCCGTCCCCGCCGTCACCGCCCTCCTCGTCCTCGCGACGGGATGTACGGGCGCGACGGTGCAGGGGCGGCCCGGTGCGTCCGGGCTGCGGGACCCGTTCTTCCCGCGGGCGGGCAACGGCGGCTACCAGGTCGAGCACTACGCGCTGGACCTCGCCTACGACCCCGCCGACGGCCGGCTGCACGGCACGGCCGTCATCACCGCCCGCGCCGAGCAGGGACTCAGCTCCTTCAACCTCGACCTGAGCGGGCTGAAGGTCGAGGCCGTGGACGTGCAGGGCGCGGGGGCGCGGTTCAACCGGACCGGCAACGAGCTGACGGTGCGCCCGGCCAAGGACCTGAAGAAGGGCGAGGTCTTCCGTACGAGGGTGGACTACACCGGCCGGCCGAAGCCCGTCGTCGATCCCGACGGGGCGCACGAGGGCTGGATCACCACCGAGGACGGTGCGGTCGCCGTCGGCGAGCCGGTCGGGTCGATGGGCTGGTTCCCCGGCAACCACCACCCGAGCGACAAGGCCGCGTACGACGTGACGGTCACCGTCCCGGACGGGTACGAGGCCGTGTCCAACGGGCAGCTGCGCTCCCGCCGGGAGGTGGGGGACGGGCGGACGGAGTTCGCGTGGCACAGCCCGGAGCCGATGGCCAGCTACCTGGCGACCGTGGCCATCGGGAAGTTCGAGGTGAGCACCGGGCGGACCCCGTCGGGGGTCGCGGTGTACCAGGCCGTCGCTCCCGGTGAGGCGGCGGGCAGCGGGGCGGCGCTGAAGCGGCTGCCGGAGGTCGTGGAGTGGGGCGGCGCCCGGTTCGGCCCGTACCCCTTCGGTACCGCCGGTTCGATCGTGATGCCCGCGCGGACCCTCGCGTACGCGCTGGAGACGCAGACCAAGCCCGTCTACTCGGGCGCGCCCGACGAGGGTCTCGTGGTGCACGAGATGGCCCACCAGTGGTTCGGGAACTCGGTGTCGCCGAAGACCTGGAAGGACATGTGGCTCAACGAGGGCTTCGCCACGTACGCGGAGTGGCTGTGGTCCGAGGACCACGGCGGGGTGGGCGCACAGCGCCGCTTCGAGGCGTTCCTGACGGGTGACACCTCGGTCGACGACCAGGCCGGCGGGGACTGGGCGGCGTTCCCGCCCGCCGCGCCGCCCGGTGCCGGCCACGTCTCGGACGCGCCGGTGTACTACCGGGGTGCGATGGTGCTGCACCGGATCCGGCAGGAGGTGGGGGACGAGAAGTTCTTCGACCTGCTGCGCGGCTGGGTCGCCGACCACCGGTACGGCAACGCGAGCACCGCGGACTTCACGGCGTACGCGGAGCGGCGCACGGGCCACGACCTGAAGAAGGTGTGGGACGTGTGGCTGTACGGGGAGGGGCGCCCCAAGGCGTAG
- a CDS encoding sensor histidine kinase, translated as MHTAFFLLLGASVARFLLRHPGEPRTPWVISLGIALALLYVLGPAVGVTQAAHATDRPAPTLRRRLWLGLVVATWVVLVVLAPSFAWCAVPLFFTALRTLPPRAAVALVAVLTVFVVAAQMKLSTAFDPNLLLAPPAIAALATAVFVHMERQARAQRALIDDLIRTRRELAATERREGTLAERQRLSMEIHDTLAQHLSSQQMLLQAADRTWDSDPATARAHVRTANGIAARGLAEARRLVHDLAPPELDNGAGLAEALRALDAGPGVEVRFHLEGVPAPLPDRTESALLRIAQGALANIREHAHAHTAALTLSFLGDQVVLDIADDGAGFTAAASDPGRGHGLPAMRARVRQLGGSLTIESTLGEGTVLSASIPLEPAG; from the coding sequence ATGCACACGGCGTTCTTCCTCCTGCTCGGCGCCTCGGTGGCCCGCTTCCTGCTGCGCCACCCCGGCGAACCCCGCACCCCCTGGGTGATCTCCCTCGGCATCGCCCTCGCCCTGCTGTACGTCCTCGGCCCCGCCGTCGGCGTCACCCAGGCCGCCCACGCCACCGACCGGCCGGCCCCCACCCTGCGCCGCAGGCTCTGGCTCGGGCTCGTCGTCGCCACCTGGGTGGTCCTCGTCGTGCTCGCCCCGAGCTTCGCGTGGTGCGCCGTACCGCTGTTCTTCACCGCCCTGCGCACCCTCCCCCCGCGCGCCGCCGTGGCCCTGGTCGCCGTACTCACCGTCTTCGTCGTCGCGGCCCAGATGAAGCTCTCCACCGCCTTCGACCCCAACCTCCTGCTGGCCCCGCCCGCCATCGCCGCCCTCGCCACGGCCGTCTTCGTCCACATGGAGCGCCAGGCCCGCGCCCAGCGCGCGCTGATCGACGACCTGATCCGCACCCGCAGGGAACTCGCCGCCACCGAACGCCGCGAAGGCACCCTCGCCGAACGGCAGCGGCTGTCCATGGAGATCCACGACACCCTGGCCCAGCACCTGTCCAGCCAGCAGATGCTGCTCCAGGCCGCCGACCGCACCTGGGACAGCGACCCGGCCACCGCCCGCGCCCACGTCCGCACCGCCAACGGCATCGCCGCCCGCGGCCTCGCCGAGGCCCGCCGCCTCGTCCACGACCTGGCCCCGCCCGAGCTGGACAACGGCGCCGGCCTCGCCGAGGCCCTGCGCGCGCTGGACGCCGGGCCCGGCGTCGAGGTCCGCTTCCACCTGGAGGGCGTACCGGCCCCCCTCCCGGACCGCACCGAGTCGGCCCTCCTGCGCATCGCCCAGGGCGCCCTGGCCAACATCCGCGAGCACGCCCACGCGCACACCGCCGCCCTCACCCTGAGCTTCCTCGGCGACCAGGTGGTCCTGGACATCGCGGACGACGGCGCCGGCTTCACCGCCGCCGCCTCCGACCCCGGCCGCGGTCACGGCCTCCCGGCCATGCGCGCCCGCGTGCGCCAGCTGGGCGGCAGCCTGACGATCGAATCCACCCTCGGCGAAGGCACCGTCCTCTCCGCCTCGATCCCCCTGGAGCCCGCCGGATGA
- a CDS encoding GbsR/MarR family transcriptional regulator, with protein sequence MPGGRLTGEERRHIATWLAEGLGYAEIGRRMARPASTVMREVTRNGGPGGYGADRAQEAARHRARRRKEVRPAAPPVPDAGHGRDPRAVREFTESFTGLLAGQGLPPMVSRVLACLYTTDSGALTAAELVERLHVSPASVSHAVAWLEGQGMLRRERTPGARRERYAIDDQLWLRSLLSAAQMNDVLVAASQRGAEILGASTPAGARFESSVELLTLVNESLRGVMEQWRLRLAERAAAGAADAGPGTAADADTV encoded by the coding sequence ATGCCCGGAGGACGGCTCACCGGCGAGGAACGCCGGCACATCGCCACCTGGCTGGCCGAGGGCCTCGGATACGCGGAGATCGGCCGCCGGATGGCCCGGCCCGCCTCGACCGTCATGCGGGAGGTCACCCGCAACGGTGGCCCCGGGGGCTACGGCGCGGACCGGGCGCAGGAGGCCGCGCGGCACCGTGCGCGGCGGCGCAAGGAGGTGCGTCCGGCGGCGCCGCCGGTTCCCGACGCCGGTCACGGGCGGGACCCGCGGGCGGTGCGGGAGTTCACCGAGTCCTTCACTGGGCTGCTGGCCGGGCAGGGGCTGCCGCCGATGGTCTCCAGGGTGCTGGCCTGCCTCTACACCACCGACTCGGGCGCCCTCACCGCCGCCGAGCTGGTCGAGCGGCTCCACGTGAGCCCGGCGTCCGTCTCGCACGCCGTCGCCTGGCTCGAAGGGCAGGGGATGCTCAGGCGGGAACGGACTCCCGGGGCGCGCCGCGAGCGCTACGCCATCGACGACCAGCTCTGGCTGCGGTCGCTGCTCTCGGCCGCGCAGATGAACGACGTCCTGGTGGCGGCGTCGCAGCGCGGGGCCGAGATCCTCGGGGCCTCGACTCCGGCGGGGGCCCGCTTCGAGTCCTCCGTCGAGCTGCTGACGCTCGTGAACGAGTCCCTGCGCGGGGTCATGGAGCAGTGGCGGCTGAGGCTGGCCGAGCGCGCCGCGGCCGGGGCCGCGGACGCGGGCCCGGGCACGGCTGCGGACGCGGACACGGTCTAG